The following are encoded together in the Dickeya lacustris genome:
- a CDS encoding phage tail protein, which produces MQKPQSLKLALTTALPSLSTQFQFRIQDGEIAALQEPSLSFEYRYQLLLTLNNFADNPDTLFVTLLLWVRQNQPELLTRDSIRQQGISFTIDHNPDGSSSVSIRLKLTERIRVREENQTLNVNFEPEPQPPKAVTRPTSLYIGGELVSQWRSS; this is translated from the coding sequence ATGCAAAAACCACAAAGCCTTAAACTTGCGCTCACGACAGCACTGCCGTCGTTAAGCACGCAATTTCAATTCCGCATTCAGGATGGCGAAATTGCAGCGCTGCAAGAACCATCTCTCTCTTTTGAATACCGCTATCAACTGCTACTGACACTGAATAACTTCGCCGATAACCCGGACACGCTCTTCGTCACCTTACTGCTGTGGGTGCGCCAGAATCAGCCGGAATTACTGACACGAGACAGTATTCGCCAACAGGGTATCAGCTTCACTATCGACCATAACCCGGATGGTTCATCCAGCGTATCGATAAGGCTGAAATTGACAGAACGTATCCGCGTTCGCGAGGAGAACCAAACACTGAACGTCAATTTCGAGCCTGAGCCACAGCCGCCCAAAGCGGTCACTCGCCCGACATCGCTGTACATCGGCGGAGAGCTCGTCAGTCAATGGCGCAGCAGCTAG
- a CDS encoding phage tail protein, giving the protein MSTKYFALLTNTGAAKLANASALGGRLTITQMAVGDGGGSLPAPSPSQTQLVNEKRRAPLNALSIDPKNTNQIIAEQVIPESEGGWWIREIALYDNDGDMVAVANCAETYKPQMQEGSGRVQTVRMILIVSNADTVTLKIDPAVVLATRQYVDDKTIEVKAYTDNKLTDHRAAINPHPQYAPLLNPALTGTPTAPTADKSSNSTQLATTAFVKNTALVKEQNGADIVDKTAFLANLGLSDKFSGRYLQTIKYTASGQYTPSPGTQKIIVEMVGGGASGASAPSATTEISSSSGGGGGGGGYLKFLVDLKQTTLKDVAVTVGTGGVSTIGTIGNTGGNSSFGKQIVTGGTSGLICYLSMQYYVNYGPSAMAIPGRPGGWFYSPTAGYTQLIAANGDTGGWGYLGPMGQAGGAGGASFLSGNTPMTGSTYAGISGVTAGPGAGGSGTCSSISSTTSSLSNPSGAGADGIVIIHEYS; this is encoded by the coding sequence ATGAGTACAAAATACTTTGCTTTACTGACGAATACCGGAGCGGCCAAACTGGCGAATGCCAGCGCGCTGGGTGGTCGTCTGACGATTACGCAGATGGCCGTCGGCGATGGTGGCGGCAGCCTGCCCGCGCCCTCGCCCAGCCAGACCCAACTGGTCAATGAAAAACGTCGCGCCCCGCTGAATGCCCTGAGTATCGACCCCAAAAACACCAATCAAATCATTGCAGAACAGGTCATTCCTGAAAGTGAAGGCGGCTGGTGGATTCGCGAAATCGCCCTGTATGACAATGACGGCGATATGGTCGCGGTGGCCAACTGCGCAGAAACCTATAAACCGCAAATGCAAGAAGGCTCCGGCCGGGTACAAACCGTACGCATGATTTTGATTGTCAGCAATGCCGATACCGTGACGCTCAAAATTGACCCGGCAGTGGTACTGGCTACGCGGCAATACGTTGATGATAAAACGATTGAGGTCAAAGCCTACACAGACAACAAACTCACCGATCACCGTGCAGCAATCAACCCTCACCCACAGTATGCGCCGCTGCTTAACCCCGCACTGACCGGCACCCCGACTGCGCCAACCGCCGATAAAAGCAGTAACTCAACCCAGTTGGCCACCACCGCGTTTGTCAAAAACACCGCACTGGTTAAAGAGCAAAACGGGGCGGATATCGTCGATAAAACCGCGTTTCTCGCAAACCTGGGTTTGAGCGATAAGTTCTCCGGCCGCTATTTGCAGACCATTAAATACACTGCTTCCGGCCAATATACCCCGAGCCCTGGTACGCAAAAAATCATCGTTGAGATGGTCGGTGGTGGGGCGAGCGGCGCCAGTGCGCCGAGCGCTACTACAGAAATTAGCAGTTCATCCGGTGGCGGCGGGGGCGGCGGCGGTTATCTGAAATTCTTGGTTGACCTTAAACAAACCACGCTGAAGGACGTCGCTGTTACTGTGGGCACTGGAGGGGTATCCACTATCGGTACAATCGGTAATACGGGAGGGAATAGCTCTTTTGGTAAACAGATAGTCACAGGGGGAACAAGCGGGCTCATCTGTTATCTGTCCATGCAATATTACGTCAATTATGGCCCGAGTGCCATGGCCATCCCCGGCAGGCCAGGCGGTTGGTTCTATTCACCAACTGCTGGTTATACACAGCTTATCGCAGCGAATGGAGACACCGGCGGCTGGGGATACCTCGGCCCTATGGGTCAGGCGGGGGGAGCCGGTGGTGCTAGTTTTCTATCAGGGAATACACCCATGACAGGTAGTACTTATGCCGGAATCAGTGGAGTGACAGCAGGCCCAGGAGCCGGTGGTTCGGGTACATGCAGCTCAATATCTAGTACAACCAGCTCATTAAGTAATCCTTCAGGCGCTGGCGCTGATGGTATTGTTATTATTCACGAGTATTCATAA
- a CDS encoding phage tail protein, protein MKKYHSPRSLNLTLGKESLYKDNHIHIGTVSLACCKCQDDSQATPTPATPTDGLKDLIGIPQPWPLAEAPEGWLKCNGQTFDTAKYLQLAKLYPAGNLPDLRGEFIRGWDDGRGVDAKREIVSSQSGTHITGDNNAYPCVHGIGNIAECNVDAPDTASRAIFWIAASNNERQAGPAYWGATRPRNVAFSYIVKAG, encoded by the coding sequence ATGAAAAAATATCACTCCCCTCGCTCGCTCAATTTAACGCTTGGTAAAGAGAGCCTGTATAAAGATAACCACATCCATATTGGCACCGTATCACTTGCCTGCTGCAAATGTCAGGATGATAGCCAAGCGACACCAACACCGGCAACCCCAACGGACGGTTTGAAAGATCTTATCGGCATTCCACAACCCTGGCCGCTGGCCGAAGCGCCGGAAGGTTGGCTGAAATGTAATGGCCAAACATTCGATACTGCAAAATATCTACAGTTGGCGAAACTTTACCCTGCGGGGAATTTGCCTGATTTACGCGGTGAGTTTATTCGTGGCTGGGATGATGGGCGAGGTGTAGACGCAAAACGAGAAATTGTATCCTCTCAATCCGGAACACATATCACCGGTGATAATAATGCTTATCCTTGTGTACACGGTATCGGCAACATCGCCGAATGCAATGTTGATGCCCCTGATACAGCATCTCGCGCAATATTTTGGATTGCGGCATCAAACAATGAACGACAGGCTGGCCCAGCCTATTGGGGCGCTACCCGCCCACGCAATGTCGCCTTTAGCTATATCGTTAAGGCAGGTTAA
- a CDS encoding phage baseplate assembly protein V yields MNTYEYLSEIQRALRNLIRIGVITDVDTKQARCRVQTGGIVTGWLHWLSRRAGSSREWWAPSVGEQVLILSIGGELNSAFVLPGIYSEQHPAPSTSADACHIHFPDGAIVEYEPATSALKVTGIKTATVVASDSVTVTTRNVTVNASERIRLDTPEVLCTGKLIVQQGGSITGSVTHSGGSFSSNGVVVHTHQHSGVKGGGDTTGGPL; encoded by the coding sequence ATGAATACATACGAATATCTCTCCGAAATCCAGCGCGCGCTGCGCAACCTGATCCGTATTGGCGTGATTACCGACGTCGATACCAAGCAGGCTCGTTGCCGCGTGCAGACCGGTGGCATCGTCACCGGATGGCTCCACTGGTTGTCTCGCCGTGCGGGAAGTTCCCGAGAATGGTGGGCGCCATCGGTGGGTGAACAAGTATTAATTCTTTCTATTGGCGGTGAACTGAATAGCGCATTCGTCTTACCCGGAATTTATAGCGAGCAACACCCTGCCCCATCCACATCCGCAGATGCCTGCCATATCCATTTCCCGGATGGCGCCATCGTGGAATATGAACCAGCAACCAGTGCGCTGAAAGTCACTGGCATCAAAACGGCCACGGTCGTGGCATCCGACTCCGTCACTGTCACGACCCGTAATGTCACCGTTAACGCCAGCGAACGCATTCGTCTGGATACGCCGGAAGTGCTCTGTACTGGAAAGTTGATTGTACAGCAAGGCGGTAGCATCACCGGTAGCGTCACCCATTCCGGGGGCAGCTTCAGCTCCAACGGCGTGGTGGTGCATACCCATCAACACAGCGGAGTGAAAGGTGGTGGCGATACCACAGGAGGACCGTTATGA
- a CDS encoding recombinase family protein — protein MLIGYARVSTSDQNTELQKNALISANCELIFEDQASGKHARRPGLKRAMRRLKPGDTLIVWKLDRLGRSVRDLITMVSDLQARGIHFRSLTDAIDTSTPAGRFFFHVMSALAEMERELIVERTRAGLAAARAAGRIGGRRRIMTPDTLEQAKTLLDNGATRWQVANIIGVSDKTIYKYFPARRE, from the coding sequence ATGTTGATCGGTTATGCCAGGGTTTCCACCAGCGATCAGAACACGGAATTACAGAAAAATGCGTTAATCAGTGCAAATTGTGAGCTGATTTTTGAAGATCAGGCCAGCGGCAAGCACGCGCGTCGCCCTGGCCTTAAACGGGCCATGCGCAGGCTCAAACCCGGAGATACGTTAATCGTCTGGAAGCTAGACCGGCTCGGACGCAGCGTGCGTGATTTGATAACCATGGTGTCGGACTTGCAAGCCCGAGGCATTCATTTTCGCAGCCTCACGGATGCCATCGATACCTCGACACCGGCTGGGCGCTTCTTTTTCCATGTCATGAGCGCGCTGGCAGAAATGGAGCGTGAGCTGATTGTCGAGCGCACCCGTGCCGGGCTCGCCGCCGCGCGGGCAGCAGGACGCATCGGCGGCAGACGACGCATTATGACGCCAGATACCCTGGAACAGGCGAAAACGCTACTCGATAATGGTGCCACTCGCTGGCAGGTTGCCAATATTATTGGCGTCTCGGACAAGACCATTTATAAATATTTTCCGGCGAGGCGCGAATAA
- a CDS encoding GPW/gp25 family protein, which produces MTRVYTGMNRNTGLQLNELEHLRQSVRDILTTPQGSRLMRRDYGSLLSTLIDQPQTPALKLQVQAACYVALLKWEPRLTLTSISMESHYDGQLIVDISGYLSDSGSSLSLTIPVS; this is translated from the coding sequence ATGACCCGTGTATACACCGGTATGAACCGTAATACCGGCTTGCAATTGAACGAACTGGAACATTTGCGCCAAAGTGTGCGCGATATTCTGACAACCCCACAAGGCAGCCGTTTGATGCGCCGTGACTACGGTTCACTCCTCTCCACACTCATCGACCAACCGCAAACGCCAGCCCTCAAATTGCAGGTTCAGGCGGCCTGCTATGTGGCGCTGTTGAAATGGGAGCCGCGTTTAACGCTAACGTCGATTTCCATGGAAAGCCATTATGACGGCCAGTTGATTGTGGATATTTCCGGCTATCTGTCTGACAGCGGTAGCTCGCTTTCATTAACCATTCCCGTGAGTTGA
- a CDS encoding phage tail protein: MYFPTLFLANLGLSDVLHPGDLAGIPLPWPQAAPPAGWLKCNGQAFDKTLYPKLAQAYPAGVLPDLRGEFIRGWDDGRGVDSGRSVLSAQKATHLRTAMMDYNGSDTHGSSVFIGMPFSEPDSITTGFFPSNSKCYAPNALDITTTVSVDNGVSGTSNNLVFNSDRPNWISVRPRNIAFSYIVRAA; this comes from the coding sequence TTGTATTTCCCAACGCTGTTTCTCGCAAACCTGGGTTTGAGCGATGTGTTGCATCCCGGGGATTTAGCCGGTATCCCGCTGCCCTGGCCGCAGGCTGCCCCTCCCGCCGGTTGGTTGAAATGTAACGGCCAGGCGTTTGATAAAACCCTTTATCCGAAATTAGCGCAGGCCTATCCTGCCGGCGTGCTGCCTGACCTGCGAGGAGAATTTATTCGTGGCTGGGATGATGGGCGAGGAGTGGATAGCGGGAGAAGCGTATTATCCGCGCAAAAAGCGACTCATTTGCGTACCGCAATGATGGATTACAATGGTTCTGATACACATGGCTCAAGTGTTTTTATTGGTATGCCATTTTCCGAACCAGACAGTATAACTACGGGTTTTTTTCCCAGTAATAGTAAGTGTTATGCGCCCAACGCTTTAGATATAACAACAACGGTATCTGTCGATAATGGTGTTTCTGGCACCTCTAACAATCTGGTCTTTAACAGCGACAGACCTAACTGGATTAGTGTTCGCCCCCGCAATATCGCTTTTAGCTACATCGTAAGGGCTGCCTGA
- a CDS encoding tail protein X, whose translation MKVYAHQDDTLDAICYRHYGRTQEVVEAVLLSNPGLADLGSVLPHGTAVVLPDIAVSNTQESINLWE comes from the coding sequence ATGAAAGTTTATGCCCATCAGGACGACACCCTGGATGCTATCTGCTATCGCCACTATGGCCGAACACAGGAAGTCGTCGAAGCGGTACTGCTCTCAAACCCCGGACTGGCCGACCTCGGTTCAGTATTGCCACATGGCACGGCCGTTGTGCTGCCGGATATTGCTGTATCCAACACTCAGGAAAGTATCAACCTCTGGGAGTAG
- the smrA gene encoding DNA endonuclease SmrA, whose product MLPEEKALFMNEMGDVIPLKPSSTVRHLKPATSTLHLHRAAEVEPDNFLITGFLDLFSCDTPLEFKREGVQQGVVDKLRQGKYTLDASLNVLRKPVADCRQLLFAFICLAQRDSLRNLLIIHGKGRNDKSHANVVRNYLFRWLQQFDAVQAFCVAQPFHGGAGACYVSLRKSEQAKRENRERHAKRSR is encoded by the coding sequence ATGCTTCCAGAAGAAAAAGCCCTGTTTATGAACGAGATGGGTGATGTCATACCGCTGAAACCGTCCTCTACGGTGAGGCACCTGAAACCCGCCACGTCAACGCTTCACCTGCATCGAGCCGCAGAGGTGGAACCAGATAATTTTCTGATCACCGGATTTCTCGATCTGTTTTCATGCGATACCCCGCTGGAATTCAAGCGAGAGGGGGTGCAACAAGGCGTGGTGGATAAACTGCGCCAGGGGAAATACACGCTGGATGCCAGCCTCAATGTGTTGCGTAAACCGGTTGCGGATTGCCGGCAATTGCTGTTTGCATTTATATGCCTGGCACAGCGTGACAGTTTACGTAATCTTTTGATTATTCATGGTAAAGGCAGGAACGATAAGTCGCATGCCAATGTCGTGCGTAACTATCTGTTTCGCTGGCTGCAACAGTTTGATGCGGTGCAAGCCTTCTGCGTCGCACAGCCGTTTCACGGCGGTGCTGGTGCGTGTTATGTCTCGCTACGAAAATCAGAGCAGGCAAAACGTGAAAATCGCGAGCGTCACGCGAAACGAAGCCGTTAA
- a CDS encoding phage tail protein I encodes MSKSPLLPPGSSSLEHHVAVTGASLEQVPIPLRQLWNPDTCPTELLPYLAWTLSVDRWDESWSETVKRKVIKDAFFIHRHKGTIGALRRVVEPLGYLIRIKEWWQTGDTPGTFRLDIGIQDSGITEESFQELERLIADAKPVSRQLLGLNINLDSQGSVSIGASSYSGDEMTIYPYFPETISVSGDTYTAGAVHLIDELSISAG; translated from the coding sequence ATGAGTAAAAGCCCTTTGTTACCACCGGGCTCCTCGTCGCTGGAACATCATGTTGCCGTTACAGGAGCCAGTCTGGAGCAAGTGCCTATTCCATTGCGCCAGCTTTGGAATCCCGACACCTGCCCGACCGAATTACTCCCCTATCTGGCCTGGACATTATCCGTTGACCGCTGGGACGAAAGCTGGTCTGAAACGGTCAAGCGCAAAGTCATTAAAGATGCCTTTTTTATTCACCGTCACAAAGGCACCATCGGGGCGCTACGGCGCGTGGTCGAACCACTGGGCTACCTGATTCGGATTAAAGAATGGTGGCAAACGGGCGATACGCCCGGCACGTTTCGCCTGGATATCGGTATTCAGGATTCCGGGATCACCGAAGAGTCGTTTCAGGAGCTGGAGCGCCTGATTGCCGACGCCAAACCCGTTAGTCGCCAGCTGCTGGGGTTAAATATTAATCTTGATAGCCAAGGCAGCGTTTCGATAGGCGCAAGCTCTTACAGCGGCGATGAGATGACCATTTATCCTTACTTCCCTGAAACGATCAGTGTTTCTGGTGATACTTACACCGCCGGGGCCGTTCATCTTATCGATGAGTTGTCTATCTCCGCAGGCTGA
- a CDS encoding baseplate assembly protein, translating into MPIIDLSQLPAPSVVETLDYETLLATRKETLLSLYSAEEREAIARALTLESEPLVKLLQENAYRELLLRQRINEAAKAGMLAFALGNDLDQLGANVNVTRLVITPADTTTVPPTAAVLESDTDFRLRIQQAYEGFSVAGSIGAYQFHGRSASGQVADISVISPGPAQVLVSVLSREKDGAASDALVATVNAALNAEDVRPVADRVTVKSAVIVPYDISATLYLYPGPEAEPIRAAAEKKLQAYVNSQHRLGRDVRRSAIYAALHVEGVQRVELTRPAADIVLDNTQASFCTGYTLTLGGTDE; encoded by the coding sequence ATGCCAATTATCGATTTAAGTCAATTACCCGCCCCCAGCGTGGTCGAAACGCTGGACTATGAAACCCTGCTGGCAACCCGCAAGGAAACGTTGCTATCGCTTTACAGCGCAGAGGAGCGCGAAGCCATCGCCCGCGCGCTGACGTTAGAATCAGAGCCGCTGGTTAAGTTATTACAGGAAAACGCCTACCGAGAGTTATTACTGCGACAGCGTATTAACGAAGCCGCCAAAGCCGGTATGTTGGCTTTTGCCCTGGGCAACGATCTTGATCAGTTGGGGGCCAATGTTAACGTGACCCGTTTGGTCATCACACCGGCAGATACCACCACCGTGCCGCCTACCGCTGCCGTGCTGGAATCAGATACCGATTTTCGTTTACGTATCCAGCAAGCTTATGAAGGGTTTAGCGTCGCCGGTTCCATCGGTGCCTACCAATTTCATGGCCGCAGCGCCAGCGGGCAGGTTGCAGACATCTCGGTCATCAGCCCCGGCCCGGCGCAAGTTCTGGTGTCAGTGCTGTCGCGCGAGAAAGACGGCGCGGCCAGCGATGCGCTGGTTGCAACGGTCAATGCCGCCTTAAATGCCGAGGATGTGCGTCCGGTTGCCGACCGTGTCACCGTCAAATCCGCAGTGATAGTGCCTTACGATATCAGCGCCACGCTCTATCTCTATCCGGGCCCCGAAGCCGAACCCATCCGCGCGGCCGCCGAGAAAAAACTCCAGGCTTACGTCAACAGCCAGCACCGCTTAGGCCGTGATGTTCGTCGTTCGGCCATCTACGCCGCCTTGCATGTTGAAGGTGTACAGCGCGTCGAGTTAACGCGCCCGGCCGCAGATATCGTGCTGGACAATACCCAGGCCTCCTTCTGCACCGGTTATACGTTAACCCTGGGGGGCACCGATGAGTAA